From Ciona intestinalis unplaced genomic scaffold, KH HT000970.1, whole genome shotgun sequence, one genomic window encodes:
- the LOC100179284 gene encoding uncharacterized protein LOC100179284 isoform X1 yields MESVFQCIILLMLVRFSASLFCYQCYRTDSNVICNENEPMKCGPQQPMCAVDTGVPRTVQKGCIEQCPLAGRGDMNEKTCWSCSDDFCNFGPGLPTPPGLKSEPVVVRFKALKFSIFHQPATFWEARYECAKIGETLVSILNPETNSFLETKLQNDPKPGTNTHGGYWIGAQWIKENKNWIWTDTGRKISNENYEAQCSSYQRWASGEPTRPINRNYCARIGLDGWWITESCAYVATGFICQKSNSGLMQTTAYQSQLYTFHSIKVPQTEARKICSGTGSKLAKFNNEAVMYKIIRLLSYCINSQQFWMEQECEHNPPVDHRTNVAIYSCKTLQPFLCQRGIDEQDVCPVNDEVQNSTQSSNFKTTKKQFITTSETYSTNSILTVTQTVQGKTPNEPIPPLNITMQIPSCKKWQRIYHGKFYNFPEVKQGTFSLSNEKCSSKRSLASVFCPKTNNENPSFDDNSFAMSPCYKTLDCIYENVKSFNRAVPTPVELKTLTGDLRVLTSQPTFMTQDNITYATDILKVINMMSHNKRSTSLITALILGDLLTTADQLHDKVSDSTNNNNKLELVEMVENFAAKIEFDKNQNTYELEGNNIAVKTMDYYMKNYSKFTEQSKFVFKQSSYGDVLSQLEIDPTNFDQVQNSSKIRIVFVGFLNSSLFPSSNGSTKQVISASVFDENENKVNSAVNFAFQGSEKQDKCNDCLVESCSFYDPHNQIWKEDGCHRTHISENDTVHCTCNHTTSFAVVVRMKQGRAHYVLDVVSKIGLFICIVCFTMTVILFFILPELQRIRSSGAHVSLCICLILAYIAFLAGVERTNNRILCVTVAASIHYFLIAAWGWMAVESITMYRMFVNMFERQSMLSCRKMVLIVHSLSALVVAGTITASYFNQRRKIFYIENSSTQDVWSGYIGDQYCWLVGPCLYFGFLLIVGVILLANMIVAFLVIKAITWGRSKVQSSTEEPPAIHILRAVLVSVLLGMTWLFAIPVSLSNDDTVQLVFGWFFAISTSSQGVFVFYFFCVRRDDVRQAWTKPICRLICQRWIAPIEPGEFNQQTKSTSMTFTKSGRVPSVSRTQTA; encoded by the exons atggaatCAGTTTTTCAAtgcattattttgttaatgcTTGTTCGGTTTTCAG CATCCCTCTTCTGCTATCAATGTTATAGAACAGACAGCAACGTCATATGTAATGAAAATGAACCGATGAAATGCGGTCCACAGCAG CCAATGTGTGCTGTTGACACCGGGGTACCCCGAACAGTCCAGAAAGGATGTATAGAACAATGTCCATTGGCAGGTAGAGGAGATATGAACGAGAAAACGTGTTGGTCATGTTCCGATGATTTCTGTAACTTCGGCCCAGGACTACCAACCCCACCAg gtCTCAAAAGTGAACCGGTTGTTGTTCGTTTTAAAGCGCTAAAGTTTTCTATTTTCCACCAACCTGCCACATTCTGGGAAGCAAGATATGAATGTGCGAAAATTGGTGAAACATtagtttcaattttaaatccGGAGACCAACTCTTTTCTGGAAACAAAGTTGCAGAACGATCCAAAACCTGGTACAA ACACACATGGGGGTTATTGGATTGGAGCACAATGGatcaaagaaaacaaaaactggATCTGGACAGATACTGGTCGTAAAATTAGTAATGAAAATTACGAAGCACAGTGTTCGTCATATCaa AGATGGGCATCAGGTGAACCTACAAGGCCGATAAATCGAAATTATTGTGCTCGTATTGGTTTAGATGGTTGGTGGATCACTGAAAGTTGTGCTTATGTTGCAACAGGATTCATTTGccaaaaaa GTAATAGTGGCTTAATGCAAACTACGGCATATCAAAGTCAGCTTTACACATTTCACTCAATCAAAGTCCCGCAAACAGAAGCGAGGAAAATATGTAGTGGCACTGGTAGCAAGCTTGCCAAGTTCAACAATGAAGCTGTCATGTACAAAATAATTCGATTGCTTAGTTATTGTATAAATTCGCAACAGTTTTGgat GGAGCAAGAATGTGAACACAACCCTCCAGTTGACCATCGAACCAATGTAGCAATATACTCTTGTAAGACACTACAACCTTTTCTTTGTCAGCGTGGAATTGATGAACAAG atgtTTGCCCTGTAAATGATGAAGTTCAAAATTCAACTCAATcatcaaactttaaaacaacaaaaaagcaaTTTATCACAACATCTGAAACATATTCAACAAATTCAATATTAACAGTTACTCAAACTGTACAAGGAAAAACACCAAATGAACCTATTCCaccattaaatataacaatgcAGATTCCTAGTTGCAAAAAATGGCAAAGAATTTATCATGGGAAGTTTTACAACTTTCCAGAAgttaaacaaggaacattttcGCTATCCAATGAGAAATGTTCTTCAA AAAGATCTCTTGCAAGTGTATTTTGTCCAAAGACCAACAATGAAAATCCATCTTTTGATGATAATTCGTTTGCAATGTCTCCTTGTTATAAAACACTGGATTGCATTTatgaaaat GTCAAATCATTCAATCGTGCGGTTCCAACTCCTGTTGAACTTAAGACACTCACAGGCGACCTAAGAGTTCTAACGTCACAACCTACTTTCATGACGCAAGATAACATTACATATGCCACCGATATCCTGAAAGTAATTAACATGATGTCACACAACAAAAGATCTACCAGTTTG ATCACAGCTTTAATTTTGGGTGATCTACTAACCACTGCTGACCAATTGCATGATAAAGTTTCTGACtccacaaacaacaacaataagtTGGAACTTGTGGAAATGGTTGAAAACTTTGCAGCAAAAATAGAATTtgataaaaatcaaaacacataTGAATTGGAAGGAAACAATATTGCTGTGAag ACTATGGATTATTATATGAAGAATTATTCAAAATTTACTGAACAAtcaaagtttgttttcaaacaatcCTCATACGGAGATGTTTTATCTCAGTTGGAAATTGATCCAACTAATTTTGACCAAGTACAAAATTCAAGCAAAATAAGAATTGTGTTTGTtggttttttaaacagtagtTTGTTTCCTTCAAGTAATGGAAGTACTAAACAA GTTATAAGCGCTTCTGTTTttgatgaaaatgaaaacaaagtaaattctGCAGTAAACTTTGCTTTCCAAGGAAGTGAGAAACAAGACAAGTGTAAT GACTGTTTAGTGGAAAGTTGTAGTTTCTACGATCCGCATAACCAAATATGGAAAGAAGACGGTTGCCATAGAACTCATATATCCGAAAATGATACGGTTCACTGCACATGTAATCACACAACAAGTTTTGCGGTTGTTGTG AGAATGAAGCAAGGACGTGCTCACTATGTGCTTGATGTTGTGAGCAAGATTGGATTATTCATCTGTATTGTTTGTTTCACAATGACTGTGAttctcttttttatattgCC AGAACTTCAGCGTATTCGATCATCTGGTGCTCATGTGAGCTTATGTATTTGTCTCATACTCGCGTACATTGCTTTTCTTGCTGGGGTAGAAAGGACTAACAACCGAATTCTCTGTGTTACAGTAGCGGCATCAATCCATTATTTCCTTATTGCAGCTTGGGGTTGGATGGCTGTAGAAAGCATCACAATGTACAG aatgtttgtaaatatgtttgaaaGGCAATCTATGTTGTCTTGTCGTAAAATGGTGTTGATCGTCCACTCTTTATCTGCATTAGTTGTGGCTGGTACAATCACTGCTTCTTATTTTAATCAAaggagaaaaatattttacattg aaaactCTTCCACACAAGATGTTTGGAGTGGTTACATAGGAGACCAATATTGTTGGTTAGTTGGTCCTTGTTTGTACTTTGGTTTTCTTCTTATTGTTGGTGTTATTCTGCTGGCAAATATGATTGTGGCGTTCCTTGTCATCAAAGCTATAACTTGGGGCAGATCTAAA GTACAATCGTCCACAGAAGAACCACCAGCCATACATATATTGAGAGCTGTACTTGTTTCTGTGTTGCTTGGTATGACCTGGTTATTTGCGATTCCTGTCAGCCTTTCTAATGATGACACTGTACAACTTGTGTTTGGATGGTTTTTTGCAATTTCTACTTCAAGTCAA ggagtgtttgtattttactttttctgtGTTCGTCGTGATGATGTTAGACAGGCATGGACAAAACCAATTTGTCGCTTAATTTGTCAACGTTGGATAGCTCCCATAGAACCag GAGAATTCAACCAACAAACCAAAAGCACTTCAATGACGTTTACGAAATCGGGGAGAGTCCCTAGCGTGTCACGTACGCAAACAGCATAA
- the LOC100179284 gene encoding uncharacterized protein LOC100179284 isoform X2, which translates to MESVFQCIILLMLVRFSASLFCYQCYRTDSNVICNENEPMKCGPQQPMCAVDTGVPRTVQKGCIEQCPLAGRGDMNEKTCWSCSDDFCNFGPGLPTPPGLKSEPVVVRFKALKFSIFHQPATFWEARYECAKIGETLVSILNPETNSFLETKLQNDPKPDTHGGYWIGAQWIKENKNWIWTDTGRKISNENYEAQCSSYQRWASGEPTRPINRNYCARIGLDGWWITESCAYVATGFICQKSNSGLMQTTAYQSQLYTFHSIKVPQTEARKICSGTGSKLAKFNNEAVMYKIIRLLSYCINSQQFWMEQECEHNPPVDHRTNVAIYSCKTLQPFLCQRGIDEQDVCPVNDEVQNSTQSSNFKTTKKQFITTSETYSTNSILTVTQTVQGKTPNEPIPPLNITMQIPSCKKWQRIYHGKFYNFPEVKQGTFSLSNEKCSSKRSLASVFCPKTNNENPSFDDNSFAMSPCYKTLDCIYENVKSFNRAVPTPVELKTLTGDLRVLTSQPTFMTQDNITYATDILKVINMMSHNKRSTSLITALILGDLLTTADQLHDKVSDSTNNNNKLELVEMVENFAAKIEFDKNQNTYELEGNNIAVKTMDYYMKNYSKFTEQSKFVFKQSSYGDVLSQLEIDPTNFDQVQNSSKIRIVFVGFLNSSLFPSSNGSTKQVISASVFDENENKVNSAVNFAFQGSEKQDKCNDCLVESCSFYDPHNQIWKEDGCHRTHISENDTVHCTCNHTTSFAVVVRMKQGRAHYVLDVVSKIGLFICIVCFTMTVILFFILPELQRIRSSGAHVSLCICLILAYIAFLAGVERTNNRILCVTVAASIHYFLIAAWGWMAVESITMYRMFVNMFERQSMLSCRKMVLIVHSLSALVVAGTITASYFNQRRKIFYIENSSTQDVWSGYIGDQYCWLVGPCLYFGFLLIVGVILLANMIVAFLVIKAITWGRSKVQSSTEEPPAIHILRAVLVSVLLGMTWLFAIPVSLSNDDTVQLVFGWFFAISTSSQGVFVFYFFCVRRDDVRQAWTKPICRLICQRWIAPIEPGEFNQQTKSTSMTFTKSGRVPSVSRTQTA; encoded by the exons atggaatCAGTTTTTCAAtgcattattttgttaatgcTTGTTCGGTTTTCAG CATCCCTCTTCTGCTATCAATGTTATAGAACAGACAGCAACGTCATATGTAATGAAAATGAACCGATGAAATGCGGTCCACAGCAG CCAATGTGTGCTGTTGACACCGGGGTACCCCGAACAGTCCAGAAAGGATGTATAGAACAATGTCCATTGGCAGGTAGAGGAGATATGAACGAGAAAACGTGTTGGTCATGTTCCGATGATTTCTGTAACTTCGGCCCAGGACTACCAACCCCACCAg gtCTCAAAAGTGAACCGGTTGTTGTTCGTTTTAAAGCGCTAAAGTTTTCTATTTTCCACCAACCTGCCACATTCTGGGAAGCAAGATATGAATGTGCGAAAATTGGTGAAACATtagtttcaattttaaatccGGAGACCAACTCTTTTCTGGAAACAAAGTTGCAGAACGATCCAAAACCTG ACACACATGGGGGTTATTGGATTGGAGCACAATGGatcaaagaaaacaaaaactggATCTGGACAGATACTGGTCGTAAAATTAGTAATGAAAATTACGAAGCACAGTGTTCGTCATATCaa AGATGGGCATCAGGTGAACCTACAAGGCCGATAAATCGAAATTATTGTGCTCGTATTGGTTTAGATGGTTGGTGGATCACTGAAAGTTGTGCTTATGTTGCAACAGGATTCATTTGccaaaaaa GTAATAGTGGCTTAATGCAAACTACGGCATATCAAAGTCAGCTTTACACATTTCACTCAATCAAAGTCCCGCAAACAGAAGCGAGGAAAATATGTAGTGGCACTGGTAGCAAGCTTGCCAAGTTCAACAATGAAGCTGTCATGTACAAAATAATTCGATTGCTTAGTTATTGTATAAATTCGCAACAGTTTTGgat GGAGCAAGAATGTGAACACAACCCTCCAGTTGACCATCGAACCAATGTAGCAATATACTCTTGTAAGACACTACAACCTTTTCTTTGTCAGCGTGGAATTGATGAACAAG atgtTTGCCCTGTAAATGATGAAGTTCAAAATTCAACTCAATcatcaaactttaaaacaacaaaaaagcaaTTTATCACAACATCTGAAACATATTCAACAAATTCAATATTAACAGTTACTCAAACTGTACAAGGAAAAACACCAAATGAACCTATTCCaccattaaatataacaatgcAGATTCCTAGTTGCAAAAAATGGCAAAGAATTTATCATGGGAAGTTTTACAACTTTCCAGAAgttaaacaaggaacattttcGCTATCCAATGAGAAATGTTCTTCAA AAAGATCTCTTGCAAGTGTATTTTGTCCAAAGACCAACAATGAAAATCCATCTTTTGATGATAATTCGTTTGCAATGTCTCCTTGTTATAAAACACTGGATTGCATTTatgaaaat GTCAAATCATTCAATCGTGCGGTTCCAACTCCTGTTGAACTTAAGACACTCACAGGCGACCTAAGAGTTCTAACGTCACAACCTACTTTCATGACGCAAGATAACATTACATATGCCACCGATATCCTGAAAGTAATTAACATGATGTCACACAACAAAAGATCTACCAGTTTG ATCACAGCTTTAATTTTGGGTGATCTACTAACCACTGCTGACCAATTGCATGATAAAGTTTCTGACtccacaaacaacaacaataagtTGGAACTTGTGGAAATGGTTGAAAACTTTGCAGCAAAAATAGAATTtgataaaaatcaaaacacataTGAATTGGAAGGAAACAATATTGCTGTGAag ACTATGGATTATTATATGAAGAATTATTCAAAATTTACTGAACAAtcaaagtttgttttcaaacaatcCTCATACGGAGATGTTTTATCTCAGTTGGAAATTGATCCAACTAATTTTGACCAAGTACAAAATTCAAGCAAAATAAGAATTGTGTTTGTtggttttttaaacagtagtTTGTTTCCTTCAAGTAATGGAAGTACTAAACAA GTTATAAGCGCTTCTGTTTttgatgaaaatgaaaacaaagtaaattctGCAGTAAACTTTGCTTTCCAAGGAAGTGAGAAACAAGACAAGTGTAAT GACTGTTTAGTGGAAAGTTGTAGTTTCTACGATCCGCATAACCAAATATGGAAAGAAGACGGTTGCCATAGAACTCATATATCCGAAAATGATACGGTTCACTGCACATGTAATCACACAACAAGTTTTGCGGTTGTTGTG AGAATGAAGCAAGGACGTGCTCACTATGTGCTTGATGTTGTGAGCAAGATTGGATTATTCATCTGTATTGTTTGTTTCACAATGACTGTGAttctcttttttatattgCC AGAACTTCAGCGTATTCGATCATCTGGTGCTCATGTGAGCTTATGTATTTGTCTCATACTCGCGTACATTGCTTTTCTTGCTGGGGTAGAAAGGACTAACAACCGAATTCTCTGTGTTACAGTAGCGGCATCAATCCATTATTTCCTTATTGCAGCTTGGGGTTGGATGGCTGTAGAAAGCATCACAATGTACAG aatgtttgtaaatatgtttgaaaGGCAATCTATGTTGTCTTGTCGTAAAATGGTGTTGATCGTCCACTCTTTATCTGCATTAGTTGTGGCTGGTACAATCACTGCTTCTTATTTTAATCAAaggagaaaaatattttacattg aaaactCTTCCACACAAGATGTTTGGAGTGGTTACATAGGAGACCAATATTGTTGGTTAGTTGGTCCTTGTTTGTACTTTGGTTTTCTTCTTATTGTTGGTGTTATTCTGCTGGCAAATATGATTGTGGCGTTCCTTGTCATCAAAGCTATAACTTGGGGCAGATCTAAA GTACAATCGTCCACAGAAGAACCACCAGCCATACATATATTGAGAGCTGTACTTGTTTCTGTGTTGCTTGGTATGACCTGGTTATTTGCGATTCCTGTCAGCCTTTCTAATGATGACACTGTACAACTTGTGTTTGGATGGTTTTTTGCAATTTCTACTTCAAGTCAA ggagtgtttgtattttactttttctgtGTTCGTCGTGATGATGTTAGACAGGCATGGACAAAACCAATTTGTCGCTTAATTTGTCAACGTTGGATAGCTCCCATAGAACCag GAGAATTCAACCAACAAACCAAAAGCACTTCAATGACGTTTACGAAATCGGGGAGAGTCCCTAGCGTGTCACGTACGCAAACAGCATAA
- the LOC100179284 gene encoding adhesion G-protein coupled receptor G7-like isoform X3: protein MLNTFSSLRCFDKDTHGGYWIGAQWIKENKNWIWTDTGRKISNENYEAQCSSYQRWASGEPTRPINRNYCARIGLDGWWITESCAYVATGFICQKSNSGLMQTTAYQSQLYTFHSIKVPQTEARKICSGTGSKLAKFNNEAVMYKIIRLLSYCINSQQFWMEQECEHNPPVDHRTNVAIYSCKTLQPFLCQRGIDEQDVCPVNDEVQNSTQSSNFKTTKKQFITTSETYSTNSILTVTQTVQGKTPNEPIPPLNITMQIPSCKKWQRIYHGKFYNFPEVKQGTFSLSNEKCSSKRSLASVFCPKTNNENPSFDDNSFAMSPCYKTLDCIYENVKSFNRAVPTPVELKTLTGDLRVLTSQPTFMTQDNITYATDILKVINMMSHNKRSTSLITALILGDLLTTADQLHDKVSDSTNNNNKLELVEMVENFAAKIEFDKNQNTYELEGNNIAVKTMDYYMKNYSKFTEQSKFVFKQSSYGDVLSQLEIDPTNFDQVQNSSKIRIVFVGFLNSSLFPSSNGSTKQVISASVFDENENKVNSAVNFAFQGSEKQDKCNDCLVESCSFYDPHNQIWKEDGCHRTHISENDTVHCTCNHTTSFAVVVRMKQGRAHYVLDVVSKIGLFICIVCFTMTVILFFILPELQRIRSSGAHVSLCICLILAYIAFLAGVERTNNRILCVTVAASIHYFLIAAWGWMAVESITMYRMFVNMFERQSMLSCRKMVLIVHSLSALVVAGTITASYFNQRRKIFYIENSSTQDVWSGYIGDQYCWLVGPCLYFGFLLIVGVILLANMIVAFLVIKAITWGRSKVQSSTEEPPAIHILRAVLVSVLLGMTWLFAIPVSLSNDDTVQLVFGWFFAISTSSQGVFVFYFFCVRRDDVRQAWTKPICRLICQRWIAPIEPGEFNQQTKSTSMTFTKSGRVPSVSRTQTA from the exons atgttaaacaccttttcatcGCTTCGCTGTTTTGATAAGG ACACACATGGGGGTTATTGGATTGGAGCACAATGGatcaaagaaaacaaaaactggATCTGGACAGATACTGGTCGTAAAATTAGTAATGAAAATTACGAAGCACAGTGTTCGTCATATCaa AGATGGGCATCAGGTGAACCTACAAGGCCGATAAATCGAAATTATTGTGCTCGTATTGGTTTAGATGGTTGGTGGATCACTGAAAGTTGTGCTTATGTTGCAACAGGATTCATTTGccaaaaaa GTAATAGTGGCTTAATGCAAACTACGGCATATCAAAGTCAGCTTTACACATTTCACTCAATCAAAGTCCCGCAAACAGAAGCGAGGAAAATATGTAGTGGCACTGGTAGCAAGCTTGCCAAGTTCAACAATGAAGCTGTCATGTACAAAATAATTCGATTGCTTAGTTATTGTATAAATTCGCAACAGTTTTGgat GGAGCAAGAATGTGAACACAACCCTCCAGTTGACCATCGAACCAATGTAGCAATATACTCTTGTAAGACACTACAACCTTTTCTTTGTCAGCGTGGAATTGATGAACAAG atgtTTGCCCTGTAAATGATGAAGTTCAAAATTCAACTCAATcatcaaactttaaaacaacaaaaaagcaaTTTATCACAACATCTGAAACATATTCAACAAATTCAATATTAACAGTTACTCAAACTGTACAAGGAAAAACACCAAATGAACCTATTCCaccattaaatataacaatgcAGATTCCTAGTTGCAAAAAATGGCAAAGAATTTATCATGGGAAGTTTTACAACTTTCCAGAAgttaaacaaggaacattttcGCTATCCAATGAGAAATGTTCTTCAA AAAGATCTCTTGCAAGTGTATTTTGTCCAAAGACCAACAATGAAAATCCATCTTTTGATGATAATTCGTTTGCAATGTCTCCTTGTTATAAAACACTGGATTGCATTTatgaaaat GTCAAATCATTCAATCGTGCGGTTCCAACTCCTGTTGAACTTAAGACACTCACAGGCGACCTAAGAGTTCTAACGTCACAACCTACTTTCATGACGCAAGATAACATTACATATGCCACCGATATCCTGAAAGTAATTAACATGATGTCACACAACAAAAGATCTACCAGTTTG ATCACAGCTTTAATTTTGGGTGATCTACTAACCACTGCTGACCAATTGCATGATAAAGTTTCTGACtccacaaacaacaacaataagtTGGAACTTGTGGAAATGGTTGAAAACTTTGCAGCAAAAATAGAATTtgataaaaatcaaaacacataTGAATTGGAAGGAAACAATATTGCTGTGAag ACTATGGATTATTATATGAAGAATTATTCAAAATTTACTGAACAAtcaaagtttgttttcaaacaatcCTCATACGGAGATGTTTTATCTCAGTTGGAAATTGATCCAACTAATTTTGACCAAGTACAAAATTCAAGCAAAATAAGAATTGTGTTTGTtggttttttaaacagtagtTTGTTTCCTTCAAGTAATGGAAGTACTAAACAA GTTATAAGCGCTTCTGTTTttgatgaaaatgaaaacaaagtaaattctGCAGTAAACTTTGCTTTCCAAGGAAGTGAGAAACAAGACAAGTGTAAT GACTGTTTAGTGGAAAGTTGTAGTTTCTACGATCCGCATAACCAAATATGGAAAGAAGACGGTTGCCATAGAACTCATATATCCGAAAATGATACGGTTCACTGCACATGTAATCACACAACAAGTTTTGCGGTTGTTGTG AGAATGAAGCAAGGACGTGCTCACTATGTGCTTGATGTTGTGAGCAAGATTGGATTATTCATCTGTATTGTTTGTTTCACAATGACTGTGAttctcttttttatattgCC AGAACTTCAGCGTATTCGATCATCTGGTGCTCATGTGAGCTTATGTATTTGTCTCATACTCGCGTACATTGCTTTTCTTGCTGGGGTAGAAAGGACTAACAACCGAATTCTCTGTGTTACAGTAGCGGCATCAATCCATTATTTCCTTATTGCAGCTTGGGGTTGGATGGCTGTAGAAAGCATCACAATGTACAG aatgtttgtaaatatgtttgaaaGGCAATCTATGTTGTCTTGTCGTAAAATGGTGTTGATCGTCCACTCTTTATCTGCATTAGTTGTGGCTGGTACAATCACTGCTTCTTATTTTAATCAAaggagaaaaatattttacattg aaaactCTTCCACACAAGATGTTTGGAGTGGTTACATAGGAGACCAATATTGTTGGTTAGTTGGTCCTTGTTTGTACTTTGGTTTTCTTCTTATTGTTGGTGTTATTCTGCTGGCAAATATGATTGTGGCGTTCCTTGTCATCAAAGCTATAACTTGGGGCAGATCTAAA GTACAATCGTCCACAGAAGAACCACCAGCCATACATATATTGAGAGCTGTACTTGTTTCTGTGTTGCTTGGTATGACCTGGTTATTTGCGATTCCTGTCAGCCTTTCTAATGATGACACTGTACAACTTGTGTTTGGATGGTTTTTTGCAATTTCTACTTCAAGTCAA ggagtgtttgtattttactttttctgtGTTCGTCGTGATGATGTTAGACAGGCATGGACAAAACCAATTTGTCGCTTAATTTGTCAACGTTGGATAGCTCCCATAGAACCag GAGAATTCAACCAACAAACCAAAAGCACTTCAATGACGTTTACGAAATCGGGGAGAGTCCCTAGCGTGTCACGTACGCAAACAGCATAA